GCGTGGGGCCATGTAACGCAAGAGCACGCCCCCGAATTCCAGGGTCAACGCGCCTCCCAGCACGGCGCCTCCCAGTTTGAGAAAATCGCGCCGAGAGAAGTTCTCAGGTGTGGGTTTCTGTTTGGTCATCGCAAACCACCTCCCCAGAGGTAGGGTCCAGTTCAGGTCCGGTCAGTGCAACGGCGAGGCAGGCATGGCCCACGGCCAGTACAACGCCATATTGGGGCCGCGGAAAAACACACCAACAACGGTCAGCACCCCGAAAACCGTCAGGAAGAACAGGAACCAAAAGAGCACGCTTTCTTCCCGCCGCAGCCCCAGCGCCCGCTGGAGCACCCAATGCGTCATCAGGCCCCCCAGGGTCAGCACCCCCAGGGGAAGCACGCCGTTGGAAACCCAGGTGGGCCAAGCGGGGAACCAGGCCACCCAGTCCAGGAGGTACGCATCGGCCAGCACCCAGGCGGGCGTGAAAAGCAGGGCCAGCCCCACAGCGATAAGGCCGAGGTCACGGCCCCGGCGGGTGCGAAAGGCGACGCCGGTGCTCTCCGTGTTACTATCCAGCCACGGCAACGCAGCCAGCGCCGTCAACCCCGCCCCAGGCAGAAAGATGGCCGCCACCAGGGGATGGAAATGCAGAAGCAACTCCTGCAGGCCCGCGAAGTACCAGGGCGCCTTGGCCGGGTTGGGGCTGAGATTGGGGTTGGCGATGCCCTCCAGCGGGGCCGGGTGAACCATGGCCCAGGCCATCAACAACGCACCCCACATCAGGGCGTACACCAATTCGCAGCGCACCAGATAGGGCACGGTGGTCACCCGCTCGATCCGGGTCAGCACCTCGCCGGGCTTCTTTGGCACCGTCACCCCGCCATCCTTGCGGATGCGCCAGAAGTGGTAACTGGCCAGCGCCACCAGCAAAATGGGGATCACGCTGATGTGCAGGGTGTAGAAATTCAGCAGGGTGTGGCCGCTGACCTCAGCGCCCCCCAGCAGCCAACGGCTCAGCGAATCTCCCACCCAGGGCAGATAGGTCAAAATCCCAGTGCCCACCGTAATTGCCCAATAGGCCAACTGGTCCCACGGCAAGAGATAGCCCGTGAAGTTGGCCAGGGCCACCAGGAGGAGCAGGTCTAACCCCACCAGCCAGTTAAGCGCCCGGGGCGGGCGGTAGGCACCGGTCAGGAACACCCGCAGCAAATGCAACCCCACGGTCACCAGGAACAGGTTGGCCGCCCAGTGGTGCAACGCGCGGATGAAGGACCCGAAGGGGATCTGGCTCTCCAGGCGCAAAACATCCAGATAGGCCTGCGGCGCACTGGGGGTGTACCGCATTTCCAGCAAAATCCCTGTGACGATGAGCAATACCAACAAAAAGGTGCTCAAGCCCCCCAGCCCCCAGGTGTAGGTGAAGCGCAATGTGCGCACGGGCACCCGCGGGGGATGCAGATGCAGGATCATGCTGTCCATGACCGCCCGCATCCGCCCCCGCTCGCGCTGAGCCGCGCGGCCACCGGAGGCTTCCGACCGCCCGGCGGGGGCCGCAGACCGCGCCGAGGCGTGAGGTCTTTCCTGAAGCGAAGCAACGCGGTGGTTCTGACGCAATGGGCTCTCTCCTCCTCTCGTCCCGGTGTTCCCGCTGAGGCCGTGATGCCCCAGCCCCTTCTTCGGCGTTCGTTCAAAGTGTAGACTCCCGGCCCGATTTGCGCATCATCCCCCGTGGACGAAAAAGGGAGGAAAGGGGAGGAGGAACCGCAGCGGGTATAATAAGCCCGCGAACCCGTGCTCGCTTACCCCGACCGGCAGGGCCAGGCGTGCCCCCGGTCCAGCGAGGGCGTGATGATCTATCCTTTCTTCCGTTCTCTCCTCTTTCGTCTCCCACCGGAGACGGCCCACGGGCTCACCCTACGCCTGCTGCGCCTGGTGGGGGCTTTGCCGCCCCTGAGTGCCGCTGTGCGCCGCCTGCTGGGCACCCATGACCTGCCTTCCGTGCCCGTACGGGCTTTCGGCCTCACTTTCTCCAATCCAGTGGGGCTGGCCGCCGGGTACGACAAAGACGCCCTGGCCTGGCGTGGGCTGGCTGCCTTAGGCTTCGGCCACATCGAGGTAGGCACCGTCACCCTGCGCCCCCAGCCGGGCAACCCCAAGCCCCGTCTGTTCCGCCTGCCCGAGCAGCAGGCTCTCCTCAACCGCCTGGGCTTTCCCAGCCGGGGGGCGGCTTTCGTGGCGCAGCGCCTGCGCGGCCCCCGTCCGCCCGGCCTCATCCTCGGCGTCAACCTGGGCCGGAACAAGACCACGCCCAACGAACGCGCCGTGGAGGATTACCTCGCCCTGGCCCGCACCTTCGCCCCTCTGGCCGATTACCTGGTGGTGAATGTGAGTTCCCCGAACACCGAGGGATTGCGCCGCCTGCAGGCCCGCGCCGCCCTGGAAGGCCTGCTGCTCCCCCTCGTCCGGGCGTTGCAGGACCTCGGGGATCGGGCCACTCTCCCGAGATCCCGCCCCCCGCTGCTGGTCAAACTGGCCCCGGACCTGGACGACGCGGCGCTGGACGACGCCCTGGATGTGCTGTTGCAAGCAGGCGTGGATGGGGTCATCGCCACCAACACCACCATAAGCCGGGAGGGGCTGCCTGCCCGCTGGCAGCGCGAGCGCGGCGGGCTGAGCGGCGCCCCCCTGCGGGCCCACAGCACGGCGATGATCCAGGCCATCCATCAGCGCACGAGCGGTCGGTTGCCCATCATCGGCGTTGGCGGCGTGCTGCGTCCCGAAGACGCCCTGGAAAAACGGGAGGCCGGTGCCACCCTGGTGCAGGTGTACACCGGCCTGGTGTACTACGGCCCCACCCTGCCCCGCGACATCATTCTGGCCTGCGCCTCCTGAGCGCCAACTTATGCTAAGATTAGGCAACGCACTCCGGGGAGGTGTGATATGGCCCAACCGGCAACCGAAACGCGCGCCGGGGAGCGTCCCTGGTGGCTCAACCTCATCTGGCAGGGGAAAATCGGCCCGGCTTTCTGGACTGTGGCCGGGGTAATCTCCCTCACGGTGAACATCGTGCTCCTGGCCGTGCTGATTGTTCTAGCGCAGCACCTGTTCACCCTGAAGCACATCGTCCAGGATCAACTCTTGGGCGGCCTGAGCGCCAACTTCGCCGCCATGGACGCCGCCGTCATCCGCACCACCGTGGAGGTGCACGACCAGATCCCCGTGGTCTTCGACCTGCCCGTGGAGACCGAAACCGTAGTTACCCTCACCCAGGATGTGGTCATCCGGGGGGCCAGGGTCAACCTCGTCACTGGCGGGCTGCAGATCATCGGCGCTCCGGCCAACATCGTCCTTCCCAAAGGCACCCAGTTGCCGATAAAATTGAACATCACCGTGCCCGTGAGCACCCAGGTTCCGGTGGACCTCACGGTTCCCGTCAACATCCCGCTGAAGGAGACCGAGTTGCACCAGCCTTTTGTCGGCCTGCAACAGGTGGTGGCCCCCTACCAGCAATTGCTGGCGCAAACCCCGGATTCCTGGGGGCCGGTGCTGTGCCCCCTCTTGGAACCCTTCTGCTCCTGGCTCCACCTCTCGACGGAGCCCAGACCTGCATCCCCCTGAAAACGAGGAGCCTATGCCGCAACCGTTGCGCACCACGCTGGACAACGGCCTAAACGTGTTGTTGCTCGAAGTGCACACCGCCCCAGTGATCAGCCACTGGGTCTGGTATCGCGTCGGTTCGCGCGACGAACCCACCGGCCGGACCGGCGTCTCCCACTGGGTGGAGCACATGCAATTCAAAGGCACGCCCAAGTACCCCGCCGGCGTGTTGGACAAGGCCATCTCTCGCCAGGGCGGCTTCTGGAACGCCTTCACCTTCCTCGACTGGACGGCCTATTTCGAGACCTTGCCCGCCCAGGCCATCGACCTGGCGCTGGACCTGGAAGCCGACCGCATGGTGAACAGCCTATTCGACCCGGAAGAAGTGGAACGGGAGCGCACGGTGGTCATCTCCGAGCGCCAGGGCAACGAGAACAGCCCCCAGTTCCGGCTGGGCGAGGAGGTGCAGGCCGCCGCCTTCCGCGTCCACCCCTATCACCACGAAATCATCGGCGACCTGGCGGACCTGGAGCGCATGACCCGCGAGGATTTGTACCGCCACTACCGCACCTACTACACCCCTAACAACGCGGTGCTGGCCGTGGCGGGCGACTTTCAAACCGAGGCCATGCTGCGCCAGATCGAAGCCGCGTTTGGCGCCATCCCTGCCGGGCCGGAGCCGCCGCGCCTGGTGCGGCCCGAGCCTCCCCAGCGGGGCGAACGGCGCGTGGTGGTGGAAGGCCCCGGCGAAACCGCCTTCCTCGAGGTGGCTTACCACGCCCCCAAAGCCGCCGACTCAGACTTCTTCCCCTTCCTGGTGCTGGACAGCCTGCTCACCGGCCCCAGCAACCTGAACATCAGCGGCGGCGGCATCTCCAACCGCACTTCACGCCTGTATCGCCGCCTGGTCGAAGGCGAAATCGCCGCCTCGGTGAGCGGGGGCTTCCAGGCCACCCTGGACCCTTTCCTTTTCTCCATCGCCGTCACCCTGCGGCCCGACCGACGGCCCGAGGAGGCGTTGCAGACCATCGACGAGGAGGTTCGCCGCCTCCAGGACGAACCGCCCCCGGCCGATGAGGTGGCCCGGGCCGTGAAACAGGCTCGCGCCCTGTTCGCCTACGGCAGCGAGAGCACCACCAACTTGGGTTTCTGGCTGGGCTTCAGCAGCATGGTCGCCCAGGTGGACTGGTTCCTCACCTTCCTCGACCGCCTGGCCGAGGTCACGCCCCAAGAGGTGCAACGCATGGCTCAGGCCTACCTGCGCCCCCAAAACCGCGTGGTGGGCACCTACCTCCCCACCAACCATGCCGTCGAGGTGCACCATGAGTAATCCGCTTCCCGGCCCTGAAGACATTCGGCGCGTGGAACTGGACAACGGCATCGTCGTGCTGGGCCGCCACCATCCCCACAGCCCGGCCGTGGCCGTGCAGGGGTACCTCCAGGTCGGTTCCCTGAACGACCCAGACGACAAACTGGGCCTGGCCGGGTTCACCGCCGCGGCCCTGATGCGCGGGACCCGGCACTACGAGCACCAGGCGCTCTACGACGCCCTGGAATCCCGGGGTGCCAGCCTGGGCATCGGCGGCCACACCCACACCACCGGCTTCGGGGGCCAGGCCCTGGCCGAAGACCTGCCCCTGCTGCTGGACATCCTGGCCCAGGCGCTGCGCTTCCCCACCTTCCCGGCGGAACAGGTGGAGCGCCTGCGGGCTCAATGGCTCACCAGCCTGGCCCTGCGGGAGCAGAACACTGGCGAGATGGCCGACCTCACCTTCGACCGCCTGGCCTATGACGGCCACCCCTACGCCCGGCCCGACGACGGCACGCCCGACACCATCCGCGCTCTCACCTTAGACGATTTGAGCGCCTTCCACCGACGCCACTACGGCCCCCAAGGCATGGTCATCGCCATCGTGGGCGGCATCGAGCCGCAGCAGGCCGTGGCCCTGGTGGCGCAGGCCCTGGGCGACTGGCAGAACCCCGCCCAGCCCGCGCCAGCCGCCCTGCCGCCGCTGCCCCCGTTGCGCGAAACCCGCCGCGAGGAGGTCTTCATCCCCGACAAGAGCCAGGCGGACATCGTGCTGGGCGTCCCGGGCCCCTCCCGCACCGATCCGGACTACATCCCCCTGGCCTTAGGCAACAGCGTGCTGGGCCAGTTCGGGTTGATGGGGCGCATCGGCGATGTGGTGCGTGAGCAAGCCGGGCTGGCCTACTACGCCTACTCCAGCCTGAGCGGCGGCCCCGGCCCGGGCCCGTGGACGGTGCACGCCGGCGTGGCGCCGCAAAACGTGGAACCAGCCATTGAGCTCATCCGACGCGAGTTGACCCGCTTCGTGACCGAGCCGGTGACCGACGAAGAACTGGCCGACGTGCAGTCGGGCGCCATCGGCAGCCTGCCCCTCTCCTTCGAAACCAATCGGGGATCCGCATCGGCCCTGCTCCACCTGGAGCGCTACCAACTGGGGCTGGACTACTACCGACGCTACCCCGACCTCATCCGCGCCGTGACCCCCGAGCGCATCCTGCAGGCCGCCAGGCGCTTCCTCGACCCGGAGCGCCTGGCCATCGCCGTGGCCGGGACACTCGATTCCGGGGCTACCCCCTGACCGCGGAAGGGGCGACGGATGCCGAACACCCCTCACGACACCCCCCAACGGGCCGCCCAACTGGGCGAGCCCTCCTATGTCTGGCGCGCCGGCCAGGAGCGCCGGTTGCGCCTGATTCTGCAGGCCGCCGAGGGCCGCGCCTCGGGGCGCGTGCTGGAAAACGGCTGCGGGGTGGGCATGTATGTTGAAAAACTACGCCAGGGCGCCGGAGGGCAAGTGGTGGGGCTGGAATACGACTTCCCCCGCGCCCGCCAGGCCCGAGAGCGCAACCCGGCCATCGTCAACGCCGCCGGGGAGGCTCTGCCCTTCCCCGAGGCCACCTTCGACCTCATCCTCAGCCACGAGGTGCTGGAGCATGTGGCCGACGACGCCCAGGCCGTGCGCGAAATGGTGCGCACGCTCAGGCCCGGTGGGCGCATCGTGATCTTCTGCCCCAACCGAGGCTACCCCTTCGAGACCCACGGCATCTATTGGCGCGGGCGCTACATTTTTGGCAACATCCCGTTGGTGAACTACCTGCCGCGCCCCCTGCGCGACCGTCTGGCCCCTCATGTGCGCGTGTACACCCGCCGCGATTTGGAACGCCTTTTCCAGAGCCTGCCGGTGCGCTTCGTGCACCGCACGGTCATCTTCGGCGCGTATGACAACATCATCGCCCGCTTCCCCCGTCTGGGAAAGGCCCTGCGCGCCGTGCTCCACGCTCTGGAAAGGACGCCGCTACGGGTTTTCGGTTTGTCCCACTTTTGGGTTGTGGAAAAAACCTCGGGCTGAGCCAAAAAAACCGGCTCCGGTGACATGCGGGGATCCGGTTTTAGGGACTTCCCCCAGGGGAACCGCCCTACCCTCAGGGGCGCCCCACCAGCCGGGCGCGGACGACGATCCGCTGGTTGTCCACCAGATAAGGGTAACAGGAAATCAGCGTCACCACCGGCTCGTCGGTGGGGGCCAGCCACTTGGTATCGGTGGGCTCCACCACATGGGACTCGGTGACCACATAGGTGTAGGCCTTTTGCTGCGTGTAGAGGATGATTTGATCCCCGGGGCGCAGTTTGTCCAGGTCACGGAAAATTTCGCCGTAGATGTCGTTATGCGCCGAAAGCACCACATTGCCCCGCTCGCCCGGGTTGGCCGAGCCGACATGCTGCCCCACCCCTTTCTTCAACTGCTCCCAGCCGTCGCCCTGCACCACCGGAGCGTCCACGCCGATGGCCGGGATTTGAATGCGCACGGCCTGGACGGGCGCGGGCGTGGGCAGGGGCAAGGCCGCCATGGCCTGCACCAGGGGACGCAGGTGCTCGGGGATCTCCGCTTCGTTGGGCCGCACCCCGCCGGGGTCCGTGGGCGGCGTATGGCCCGAGGGCAGCACCACCGCCATCACTAAGGGCGTGGGCGTCGGGGTGGGCTGCCGCAGGCTCAACCCCACATCGGCGTTGATGGCCTTCACCGACCCGACCACGGCCAGCACCACCGCCACAAAGGCGATGACTGCCAACACTTCCACGGCCAGCAGCACACGGTCCACCCAGGTGCGCGGCCTGGGAGGCGGCGCCTCGGCCACCTCCTGGCTGCGCAGGCGCTCCATCCGCGGATGGGGTTCGTCGGGCACCAGCACCACCGCCCGCCCCGTCTTCCGAAAACGCTCCAGGCGCTGTCGCCGCCGCTCGCGCTGCTTTTCGATGAGCAGGCGGCGCAATTCCTCAACGGTCAGGTCTTCTGCAGGGCGTTTGGTGTTCATCACCAGATCTCAAGGGTCAGGATGCCGATAAGTCGTGCAAGCATTATACCAAGCAGAGTTAAAACATTTCGGCAGCCACTCCCCCTGGGCGCCCTGGATCCCCGGCGCTTGGCTGCCTCAGCCCCTGAAGGTATCTTTGCAGGCCCCTGCCTCCTGCATGTTTTTCCTCCCCCTTCGTTGTCCTGAGTGTACACCATAAGCGTTGCCAAAACATTGCCATTTCGTGAGGAGTTCATCCGTACCATGAAAGGAATTGTGTTGCTCCGCCGTCTGTTGCTGGGCTTCTTCGCCCTGACCGAGTTCATCGCCCTGGTGTGTTTTCTCACGCCCCTGACCTTTCCGTCCTTTTTGCTCCCCTTGAGCACCGTGGCCATGCTGGGCGTGGCACTGCTCCACGCCAGCCAGCGCTACGGTTGGCTCAGGGCCGCCCTCTTTTGGGCGCTGACCACCCTGCTGACCATGCTCCTGGAAGCGGTGGGGGTGTACACCGGCTGGATCTACGGCCCTTACCACTACACTACCAAACTGGGCCCTCGCTTTCTGGGCCTGGTGCCTTACCTCATCCCGGCGGCCTGGTTCATGGCCTTGTACCCCGCCACGGTGGTCGCCGAGCGGGCCCTGCCCCGGCCTTGGCCCCC
This genomic stretch from Anaerolineae bacterium harbors:
- a CDS encoding class I SAM-dependent methyltransferase, with protein sequence MPNTPHDTPQRAAQLGEPSYVWRAGQERRLRLILQAAEGRASGRVLENGCGVGMYVEKLRQGAGGQVVGLEYDFPRARQARERNPAIVNAAGEALPFPEATFDLILSHEVLEHVADDAQAVREMVRTLRPGGRIVIFCPNRGYPFETHGIYWRGRYIFGNIPLVNYLPRPLRDRLAPHVRVYTRRDLERLFQSLPVRFVHRTVIFGAYDNIIARFPRLGKALRAVLHALERTPLRVFGLSHFWVVEKTSG
- a CDS encoding insulinase family protein; translation: MSNPLPGPEDIRRVELDNGIVVLGRHHPHSPAVAVQGYLQVGSLNDPDDKLGLAGFTAAALMRGTRHYEHQALYDALESRGASLGIGGHTHTTGFGGQALAEDLPLLLDILAQALRFPTFPAEQVERLRAQWLTSLALREQNTGEMADLTFDRLAYDGHPYARPDDGTPDTIRALTLDDLSAFHRRHYGPQGMVIAIVGGIEPQQAVALVAQALGDWQNPAQPAPAALPPLPPLRETRREEVFIPDKSQADIVLGVPGPSRTDPDYIPLALGNSVLGQFGLMGRIGDVVREQAGLAYYAYSSLSGGPGPGPWTVHAGVAPQNVEPAIELIRRELTRFVTEPVTDEELADVQSGAIGSLPLSFETNRGSASALLHLERYQLGLDYYRRYPDLIRAVTPERILQAARRFLDPERLAIAVAGTLDSGATP
- a CDS encoding class D sortase; translated protein: MNTKRPAEDLTVEELRRLLIEKQRERRRQRLERFRKTGRAVVLVPDEPHPRMERLRSQEVAEAPPPRPRTWVDRVLLAVEVLAVIAFVAVVLAVVGSVKAINADVGLSLRQPTPTPTPLVMAVVLPSGHTPPTDPGGVRPNEAEIPEHLRPLVQAMAALPLPTPAPVQAVRIQIPAIGVDAPVVQGDGWEQLKKGVGQHVGSANPGERGNVVLSAHNDIYGEIFRDLDKLRPGDQIILYTQQKAYTYVVTESHVVEPTDTKWLAPTDEPVVTLISCYPYLVDNQRIVVRARLVGRP
- a CDS encoding cytochrome bc complex cytochrome b subunit; protein product: MDSMILHLHPPRVPVRTLRFTYTWGLGGLSTFLLVLLIVTGILLEMRYTPSAPQAYLDVLRLESQIPFGSFIRALHHWAANLFLVTVGLHLLRVFLTGAYRPPRALNWLVGLDLLLLVALANFTGYLLPWDQLAYWAITVGTGILTYLPWVGDSLSRWLLGGAEVSGHTLLNFYTLHISVIPILLVALASYHFWRIRKDGGVTVPKKPGEVLTRIERVTTVPYLVRCELVYALMWGALLMAWAMVHPAPLEGIANPNLSPNPAKAPWYFAGLQELLLHFHPLVAAIFLPGAGLTALAALPWLDSNTESTGVAFRTRRGRDLGLIAVGLALLFTPAWVLADAYLLDWVAWFPAWPTWVSNGVLPLGVLTLGGLMTHWVLQRALGLRREESVLFWFLFFLTVFGVLTVVGVFFRGPNMALYWPWAMPASPLH
- a CDS encoding insulinase family protein, with the protein product MPQPLRTTLDNGLNVLLLEVHTAPVISHWVWYRVGSRDEPTGRTGVSHWVEHMQFKGTPKYPAGVLDKAISRQGGFWNAFTFLDWTAYFETLPAQAIDLALDLEADRMVNSLFDPEEVERERTVVISERQGNENSPQFRLGEEVQAAAFRVHPYHHEIIGDLADLERMTREDLYRHYRTYYTPNNAVLAVAGDFQTEAMLRQIEAAFGAIPAGPEPPRLVRPEPPQRGERRVVVEGPGETAFLEVAYHAPKAADSDFFPFLVLDSLLTGPSNLNISGGGISNRTSRLYRRLVEGEIAASVSGGFQATLDPFLFSIAVTLRPDRRPEEALQTIDEEVRRLQDEPPPADEVARAVKQARALFAYGSESTTNLGFWLGFSSMVAQVDWFLTFLDRLAEVTPQEVQRMAQAYLRPQNRVVGTYLPTNHAVEVHHE
- a CDS encoding quinone-dependent dihydroorotate dehydrogenase → MIYPFFRSLLFRLPPETAHGLTLRLLRLVGALPPLSAAVRRLLGTHDLPSVPVRAFGLTFSNPVGLAAGYDKDALAWRGLAALGFGHIEVGTVTLRPQPGNPKPRLFRLPEQQALLNRLGFPSRGAAFVAQRLRGPRPPGLILGVNLGRNKTTPNERAVEDYLALARTFAPLADYLVVNVSSPNTEGLRRLQARAALEGLLLPLVRALQDLGDRATLPRSRPPLLVKLAPDLDDAALDDALDVLLQAGVDGVIATNTTISREGLPARWQRERGGLSGAPLRAHSTAMIQAIHQRTSGRLPIIGVGGVLRPEDALEKREAGATLVQVYTGLVYYGPTLPRDIILACAS